One Novosphingobium sp. G106 DNA segment encodes these proteins:
- the ubiG gene encoding bifunctional 2-polyprenyl-6-hydroxyphenol methylase/3-demethylubiquinol 3-O-methyltransferase UbiG: MTNATIRPAEAEHFGRLAADWWNPKGSSAMLHKLNPVRLGFIREAIDAHWRGDSRGLKPLAGKRALDVGCGAGLLCEPLARLGGTVTGVDAAEENIEAAREHAKGSGLAIEYRWGDIGQLGLVDYDLVCSMEVIEHVADKPGFIAALTAAMKPDGLMVLSTPNRTPQSRLLLVEGAERLGAIPRGTHHWGDFVTPEELGELLADVGMTMGEPKGIAWSPTKGLHLSDSLALNYIVTAVRA; this comes from the coding sequence ATGACGAATGCAACCATAAGACCCGCAGAGGCCGAGCATTTCGGCAGGCTTGCCGCAGACTGGTGGAATCCCAAGGGTTCCTCGGCCATGCTGCACAAGCTAAACCCGGTTCGGCTGGGCTTCATCCGCGAGGCGATCGACGCGCACTGGCGCGGCGACTCGCGCGGCCTGAAGCCGCTGGCAGGCAAACGCGCGCTCGATGTCGGCTGCGGCGCCGGCCTGCTCTGCGAGCCGCTGGCGCGGCTGGGCGGCACGGTGACGGGCGTCGATGCGGCCGAGGAGAACATCGAGGCCGCGCGCGAGCATGCCAAAGGCTCCGGCCTTGCGATCGAGTACCGCTGGGGCGACATCGGCCAGCTCGGCCTTGTCGACTACGACCTCGTCTGCTCGATGGAAGTCATCGAGCACGTCGCCGACAAGCCCGGCTTCATCGCCGCGCTGACCGCTGCGATGAAGCCGGACGGTTTGATGGTGCTATCGACCCCCAACCGCACCCCGCAATCGCGGCTGCTGCTGGTCGAAGGCGCCGAACGCCTCGGCGCCATTCCGCGCGGCACCCACCACTGGGGCGATTTCGTCACACCCGAGGAACTGGGCGAGCTGCTCGCCGATGTCGGCATGACGATGGGCGAGCCGAAAGGCATAGCCTGGTCGCCGACCAAGGGGCTGCATTTGTCGGATAGTTTGGCGCTGAATTATATCGTTACGGCGGTTCGGGCCTAG
- a CDS encoding hybrid sensor histidine kinase/response regulator produces MTRPLPPVHFLLVDDLEENLVSLEALLKRDELVILKARSGDEALELLLEHDVGLALLDVQMPGMDGFELAEFMRGSDRTRNIPIIFVTAGTSDARRRFRGYEAGAVDFIQKPIESDVLRSKANVFFDLCRQRQVVAAQRDELEAASRALVTADRRKDEFLATLAHELRNPLAAVKAGIRLLERREDAGQAAEIRDQMDRRIGYLTRLVDDLLDISRISEGKISLRKERVELRAIVQAAVEASQVDLDDANHAFSLDLPNEEVWLEVDPVRMAQVIANLLNNAAKYTPPGGNIALKVRADDGRVELCVQDDGVGIPLDMQTRIFKIFEQVSEHRSRAAGGLGIGLALVRQIVELHGGSIAVESAGERAGSAFTVKLPAVSPREITVTA; encoded by the coding sequence ATGACCCGTCCCCTCCCTCCCGTGCATTTCCTCCTTGTCGACGATCTCGAGGAAAACCTTGTCTCGCTCGAAGCCCTGCTCAAGCGCGACGAACTGGTCATTCTCAAAGCACGATCGGGCGACGAAGCACTCGAACTGTTGTTGGAGCACGACGTCGGGTTGGCCCTGCTCGATGTGCAGATGCCCGGGATGGACGGGTTCGAACTGGCCGAGTTCATGCGTGGGAGCGACCGCACGCGCAATATTCCGATCATATTCGTGACCGCCGGTACTTCGGACGCCCGGCGCCGGTTCCGTGGATACGAAGCGGGGGCCGTCGACTTCATTCAGAAGCCGATCGAGTCAGATGTCTTGCGGAGCAAGGCCAACGTCTTTTTCGATCTCTGCCGCCAACGCCAGGTGGTTGCCGCCCAGCGCGATGAACTGGAGGCGGCGTCACGCGCGCTGGTGACGGCGGACCGCCGCAAGGACGAATTCCTCGCAACGCTTGCGCATGAACTGCGCAACCCCCTGGCCGCCGTCAAGGCCGGCATTCGCCTCCTGGAACGTCGGGAAGACGCCGGACAGGCGGCGGAAATTCGCGACCAGATGGATCGCCGAATTGGCTATCTCACACGGCTGGTGGACGATTTGCTCGACATCTCGCGGATAAGCGAAGGCAAGATTTCGCTGCGAAAGGAGCGCGTCGAACTTCGCGCGATCGTCCAGGCTGCGGTTGAGGCGAGCCAGGTCGATCTGGATGACGCAAACCACGCATTCAGCCTCGATTTGCCGAACGAGGAGGTGTGGTTGGAGGTCGATCCGGTCCGCATGGCCCAGGTGATCGCGAATTTGCTGAACAACGCTGCCAAATATACGCCGCCGGGTGGAAATATCGCTTTGAAGGTGCGCGCCGACGACGGCCGGGTGGAGCTGTGTGTGCAGGATGACGGGGTCGGCATTCCTCTCGACATGCAAACGCGGATTTTCAAAATTTTCGAGCAAGTGTCGGAGCACCGCAGCCGCGCTGCCGGCGGCCTTGGGATCGGCCTGGCGTTGGTACGCCAAATCGTCGAACTGCACGGCGGGTCGATTGCGGTGGAGAGCGCCGGTGAGAGGGCAGGCAGTGCGTTCACCGTGAAGCTACCAGCCGTTAGTCCTCGGGAGATTACGGTGACCGCTTAG
- a CDS encoding chemotaxis protein CheB produces the protein MNAVSKAKMVVIGASAGAIQALSEILPVLPADFSLPIVIVVHVPADRQDILAPLFEKKCRMAVREAEDKEPALSGTIYFAPSDYHLLLENDGTLSLSADPPVMHSRPSIDVMFESAADAFGASLIGIVLTGANADGAAGLRAIAEANGMVIVEDPAYAYADAMPRAALKLCPDARVMTRGAIAEFLIGKAGS, from the coding sequence ATGAACGCCGTGTCGAAAGCAAAGATGGTCGTGATCGGCGCATCGGCGGGTGCGATCCAGGCCCTGTCCGAGATCCTCCCCGTTCTCCCGGCCGACTTCTCGCTTCCGATCGTCATCGTCGTGCACGTTCCCGCCGATCGCCAGGACATATTGGCGCCACTGTTCGAGAAAAAATGCCGCATGGCGGTGCGCGAAGCCGAGGACAAAGAGCCAGCGCTGTCCGGTACGATCTATTTCGCCCCCTCTGATTATCATCTGCTCCTCGAAAACGACGGCACCCTGTCGCTATCGGCCGATCCGCCCGTGATGCACTCGCGCCCCTCGATCGACGTGATGTTCGAAAGCGCGGCTGACGCATTCGGAGCATCGCTCATCGGGATAGTCCTCACGGGGGCCAATGCCGATGGCGCTGCTGGACTCAGAGCGATCGCCGAGGCGAACGGAATGGTAATCGTCGAGGACCCCGCCTATGCCTATGCCGATGCGATGCCGCGGGCGGCGCTGAAACTGTGCCCGGACGCGCGCGTCATGACTCGGGGTGCAATCGCCGAATTTCTCATCGGGAAGGCTGGATCATGA
- a CDS encoding protein-glutamate O-methyltransferase CheR, producing the protein MSDVTEDIEIRLLLEALHQRYHYDFRHYAQASIRRRLRQARQQLGFATFSAMQEALLHDEAMLPRLLGYLTVQVSEMFRDPSYFRALRENVVPHLRTYPSLKVWIAGCSGGEELYSLVILFREEGLEERTLFYATDISQDALETAARGIYPLDRIALFTENHRASGGKSSLSDYYTTAYGNAAFDKSLRDRVVFSDHSLVTDAVFAEMHLISCRNVMIYFDRALQDRAIGLFRDSLVRNGFLGLGAKESIRFSAHGNAFGDFVRTEKIYQRRDI; encoded by the coding sequence ATGTCCGACGTCACCGAGGATATCGAGATCCGCTTGCTGCTGGAGGCGCTTCATCAGCGCTACCACTATGACTTCCGGCATTATGCCCAGGCTTCGATCCGGCGGCGCCTTCGCCAGGCACGTCAGCAGCTCGGTTTCGCGACCTTCTCGGCGATGCAGGAGGCCCTGTTGCACGACGAGGCCATGCTGCCCCGGCTGCTCGGCTATCTCACCGTGCAAGTCAGCGAGATGTTCCGCGATCCCTCCTACTTCAGGGCGTTGCGCGAAAATGTGGTGCCGCACTTGCGCACCTATCCCTCGCTCAAGGTCTGGATCGCCGGCTGCAGTGGCGGCGAGGAACTCTATTCGCTGGTGATCCTTTTTCGTGAGGAGGGCTTGGAGGAGCGCACGCTGTTCTATGCGACCGATATCAGCCAGGACGCATTGGAGACCGCCGCGCGGGGCATCTACCCGCTCGATCGGATCGCTTTGTTCACCGAGAACCACCGCGCTTCGGGCGGCAAGTCCTCGCTCTCGGATTACTATACGACGGCCTACGGCAACGCCGCCTTCGACAAGAGCCTTCGCGATCGTGTGGTGTTCTCGGACCACAGCCTCGTCACGGACGCGGTCTTTGCCGAGATGCACCTCATTTCCTGCCGCAACGTCATGATCTATTTCGACCGGGCCCTGCAGGACCGCGCCATCGGCCTGTTCAGAGATTCTCTGGTTCGCAATGGTTTCCTCGGACTGGGCGCAAAGGAAAGCATCCGCTTTTCCGCTCATGGGAATGCCTTCGGCGACTTCGTTCGCACGGAGAAAATCTACCAGAGGCGCGACATATGA